From Chaetodon trifascialis isolate fChaTrf1 chromosome 1, fChaTrf1.hap1, whole genome shotgun sequence, one genomic window encodes:
- the cilp gene encoding cartilage intermediate layer protein 1, producing the protein MSLRPLLLILGITAATVAAQGSWRRDNKESGPAVYHFDDNYEWTTWFNVDHPGGLGDYEQLGAIRFYYRARVCETPRAIEARTTEWVPARETGEKVHADPTVGFWCLNDEQGPDRNCSNYAVRFLCPKDNSVNIQGTWGPWSDWSSCPALCGQVGVQLRSRRCQSHSVPCRGPKVEGKACNGPECPKIDCSLQCVMGKVNAECDTCTCEEHILLGSVRGAGGLTAEGATILRSGKLLTLTDHNGHFRIPGICPDGNVTLTVSLRGHATLSVIVPHSTEHTSVLSVQLKRTEKLHVLSNPESKARRVGQSAAFCCKVAGTPQPEKYQWFHNNSLLEKQSQSTLVLKDLRPEQTGEYHCRAIGLSGAIKTKPATLKVLGRDEHSCNPKPESHLVRLPHDCYQNSTDSFYYDVGKCPTSTCAGQLDNGIRCKDKVAYCCGVQKMEERQLTCQGYQLPTMVVTECGCQKCVDTKAIVHGRAIAADNGEPMRFGHIFMNGVRISRTGYKGTFSVQVPPDTERLVLTFVDNMQKFVNTTKVLPFNTKGGSVYHEIKLLRKKAPVTISSAEMNTLELGEVEGQESMVQIQIPPNSFYTEKGEVFMGNVNASVTFLDPRDVSTAAAAQSDLNFVGDEGDTLPLRTYGMFSVDFRGEENNEPLNAGEVKVFLDSAQVKMSEHLSTMKLWSLNPETGLWEEEGSLHVEKKRRGKREERTFLIGNMEIRERRLFNLDVPENRRCYVKVRAFRSERFMPSEQVEGVVVSLINMEPTAGYSSNPRAWGRFDSVVTGPNGACLPAFCDEQKADAYSAYVMANLGGEELEAVQSAPKLNPNLIGVPQPYLDKLNYRRSDHEDPRMKKTAFSISVAKPSANTAEEGNGPVYAFENLKECEEAPFSASHFRFSRVEGDRYDYNTVPFNEDDPMSWTEDYLTWWPKPMEYRACYIKVKINSPHEINVRSRNMGGTHPKTVGQLYGLRDTRSIRDMDQATVSAVCLEFKCSGMLYDQERVDRTLVKVIPQGSCKRDQVNTMLQEYLVNHLPLAVNNDTNEFTMLAPLDPLGHNYGIYTVTDQDPRTAKEIALGRCFDGTSDGTSRVMKSNEGVALTFTCGDREVTRQSVFQAQQSPQGQTVTSVVRGEGRQNRRRQRANAPRSSRRRSTRNPMGRRTEARS; encoded by the exons ATGTCATTGCGGCCACTTCTTCTCATCCTGGGAATCACAGCAGCCACTGTTGCAGCACAAG GATCATGGAGGAGAGACAACAAAGAGTCAGGTCCTGCTGTGTACCACTTTGATG ACAACTATGAGTGGACCACATGGTTCAATGTCGATCACCCCGGAGGCCTTGGAGACTATGAGCAGCTGGGAGCTATTCGCTTCTACTATCGTGcccgtgtgtgtgagactccCCGAGCAATCGAAGCCAGAACTACTGAATGGGTCCCAGCCCGTGAAACTGGCGAGAAAGTCCATGCAGACCCCACTGTGGGCTTCTGGTGCCTCAATGATGAGCAGGGTCCTGATCGTAACTGCTCCAACTATGCAGTCCGCTTCCTATGTCCCAAAG ATAACAGTGTGAACATTCAGGGTACCTGGGGTCCATGGTCAGACTGGAGCTCATGCCCTGCCCTCTGTGGTCAGGTGGGGGTCCAGTTGCGCTCTAGACGTTGCCAGTCTCACTCAGTGCCTTGCAGAGGACCTAAAGTGGAGGGGAAAGCATGCAATGGACCAGAGTGCCCAAAAATAG ATTGCTCCCTGCAGTGTGTGATGGGGAAGGTGAATGCTGAGTGTGACACGTGCACGTGTGAAGAACACATCCTGCTGGGTTCTGTTCGCGGTGCTGGGGGTCTCACTGCTGAAGGGGCTACCATCCTTCGCTCTGGCAAACTCCTGACTCTTACTGACCACAATGGGCATTTCCGCATCCCTGGTATCTGCCCTGATGGCAATGTCACTTTGACGGTCAGCCTGCGAGGTCATGCCACCCTTAGCGTTATTGTGCCTCACAGTACTGAACATActtctgtcctcagtgtccaGCTGAAAAGGACAG AGAAGCTTCATGTGTTGAGCAACCCTGAGAGCAAGGCCAGGAGGGTGGGACAAAGTGCTGCCTTCTGCTGCAAAGTGGCAGGGACACCACAACCAGAGAAGTACCAATG GTTTCATAACAACAGCCTCCTGGAGAAGCAGTCCCAGAGCACCTTGGTCCTAAAAGATCTGCGTCCTGAGCAGACCGGGGAGTACCACTGCAGAGCAATTGGTCTGTCTGGAGCTATTAAGACCAAACCAGCTACACTCAAAGTCTTAG GTAGAGATGAGCATTCATGTAATCCCAAACCTGAATCCCACCTCGTCCGTCTTCCACATGATTGCTACCAAAACAGCACAGACTCCTTCTACTACGATGTGGGAAAGTGCCCAACAAGTACATGTGCTGGACAGCTGGACAATGGCATCAGATGCAAAGACAAAGTGGCTTATTGCTGTGGTGTGcaaaagatggaggagaggcagcTTACATGCCAGGGCTACCAGCTGCCCACCATGGTGGTGACTGAGTGTGGCTGCCAGAAATGTGTGGATACCAAGGCCATTGTGCATGGTAGGGCCATTGCTGCAGACAATGGTGAGCCAATGAGATTTGGTCATATCTTTATGAATGGAGTCCGAATCAGCCGCACAGGCTACAAAGGTACATTCTCTGTCCAGGTGCCTCCAGACACAGAGAGGTTAGTCTTGACTTTTGTTGACAATATGCAGAAATTCGTCAACACCACAAAGGTGCTACCATTTAACACCAAAGGAGGGTCTGTTTACCATGAAATCAAACTTTTAAGAAAGAAAGCTCCTGTGACCATTAGCTCTGCTGAAATGAACACTCTGGAGCTTGGGGAGGTAGAGGGCCAGGAGTCAATGGTTCAAATCCAGATTCCCCCCAACTCCTTCTATACAGAGAAAGGGGAAGTCTTTATGGGTAATGTAAATGCTAGCGTGACGTTCCTTGACCCCAGAGAcgtctccacagctgctgcagctcaaagtgatCTCAACTTTGTAGGAGATGAAGGAGATACCCTCCCACTAAGAACCTATGGGATGTTCTCAGTTGACTTTAGGGGAGAGGAAAATAATGAGCCCCTAAACGCAGGTGAAGTGAAGGTGTTTCTGGATTCTGCCCAGGTGAAGATGTCTGAGCACCTCAGTACTATGAAGCTGTGGTCACTGAACCCTGAGActggtctgtgggaagaagaAGGAAGTCTGCAtgtggagaagaaaagaagaggcaAAAGGGAGGAGAGAACATTTCTGATTGGTAACATGGAGATCAGAGAGAGACGTCTTTTTAACCTGGATGTCCCAGAGAACCGCAGATGTTATGTGAAAGTGAGGGCCTTCCGCAGTGAACGCTTCATGCCCagtgagcaggtggagggagtTGTTGTGAGCCTTATAAACATGGAGCCCACAGCTGGCTATTCATCTAATCCACGGGCCTGGGGCCGTTTTGATAGTGTTGTCACTGGCCCCAATGGTGCCTGTCTTCCTGCCTTTTGCGATGAGCAAAAAGCTGATGCCTACTCTGCCTATGTCATGGCCAACcttggaggagaggagctggaggctgtCCAATCTGCTCCAAAACTCAATCCCAACCTCATTGGAGTGCCTCAGCCTTACCTGGATAAGCTGAACTACAGGCGGTCTGACCATGAGGACCCCAGAATGAAGAAGACTGCATTCAGCATCAGTGTGGCAAAACCAAGTGCCAACACAGCTGAGGAAGGCAATGGACCAGTGTACGCATTTGAGAACTTGAAAGAATGTGAGGAGGCCCCATTCAGTGCATCACACTTCCGCTTCTCAAGAGTAGAAGGAGACCGCTACGATTACAATACAGTGCCGTTCAATGAAGATGACCCAATGAGCTGGACAGAGGACTACCTGACCTGGTGGCCCAAGCCCATGGAATACCGGGCCTGCTACATTAAAGTTAAAATCAACAGCCCACATGAAATCAATGTGCGGTCCCGCAACATGGGCGGCACCCACCCAAAGACTGTAGGTCAGCTGTATGGCCTCCGAGACACTCGCAGCATTCGCGATATGGACCAGGCAACTGTTTCAGCTGTGTGCCTGGAATTCAAGTGCAGCGGGATGTTGTATGATCAGGAACGTGTAGATCGTACCCTGGTGAAAGTGATTCCACAAGGAAGCTGTAAGCGGGATCAAGTCAACACAATGCTTCAGGAGTATCTGGTCAACCATCTGCCCCTAGCCGTCAACAATGACACCAATGAGTTCACCATGCTAGCACCTCTTGACCCTCTGGGCCATAACTACGGAATTTATACGGTGACAGACCAGGATCCCCGCACAGCAAAAGAAATTGCACTTGGACGCTGTTTTGATGGTACTTCTGACGGTACATCTCGTGTCATGAAGAGCAATGAGGGAGTAGCGCTGACCTTCACCTGTGGAGATCGTGAGGTGACACGCCAGAGTGTCTTCCAGGCCCAGCAGAGTCCTCAAGGTCAGACAGTAACTAGCGTGGTGAGAGGTGAAGGCAGACAGAATCGGCGCCGGCAGAGGGCCAATGCACCCCGCAGCAGTCGTAGACGGAGCACCAGAAATCCTATGGGACGACGCACAGAAGCCAGGAGCTAA
- the eif3jb gene encoding eukaryotic translation initiation factor 3 subunit J-B produces MADWDADNFEPITKAAVMDKWEGEDEEEDVKDNWDDEDEEEEKKAEVTKTETKVSDKKKLMEKIKEKENRLKKKQQEQKQKELAEQEGLTPDEQLAEKLRVKKLQEDADLELAKDAFGVSSTSNSVTGIDAMCPSSKEDFTEFEKLLKEKISQFEKSVHYSSFLDSLFRELCISLEVDDLKKVSNSLSVLLSEKQKQEKQNKGKKKKKGVVPGGGLKAQLRDDLDYAQFDGGYAQDYEDFM; encoded by the exons ATGGCGGACTGGG ACGCTGACAACTTCGAGCCGATTACAAAGGCGGCAGTGATGGACAAATGGGAAGGCGAAGACGAAGAGGAAGATGTTAAG GACAACtgggatgatgaagatgaagaggaggagaaaaaagcagaGGTGACAAAAACAG agacAAAGGTCTCTGATAAGAAAAAGTTAATGGAGAAgatcaaagagaaagaaaaccggctaaagaaaaaacaacaggagcagaagcagaaagagctggctgaa CAAGAAGGGCTCACTCCTGATGAACAACTTGCAGAGAAGTTAAGAGTGAAGAAATTACAGGAAGATGCAGACTTGGAGCTAGCAAAAGATGCTTTTG gtgtcAGCAGCACTTCAAACAGTGTCACTGGGATTGATGCCATGTGTCCATCTTCCAAAGAAGACTTCACAGAGTTTGAAAAATTGCTGAAAGAAAAGATATCCCAGTTTGAAAAATCTGTGCATTATTCAAGTTTCTTGGATTCATTGTTTCGGGAGCTCTGTATTTCAT TGGAAGTAGATGACTTGAAGAAAGTCAGTAATTCCCTGTCAGTCTTACTtagtgaaaaacagaaacaagaaaaa caaaacaaaggaaagaagaagaagaaaggggtTGTACCTGGAGGTGGTTTGAAAGCACAACTGAGAGATGACCTTGACTATGCACAGTTTGATGGTGGCTACGCCCAAGACTATGAGGACTTCATGTGA